The Pseudophaeobacter arcticus DSM 23566 genome includes a region encoding these proteins:
- a CDS encoding DUF1476 domain-containing protein, which yields MTTFDDRVQAFEAKFAQDLELRFQARARCNKLLGLWAAKILGLDDEKAQGYATEVVTADLEHPGHDDVVNKIAADMVAHEQYQITTEDIKKQMAEFLAQASKDLLGAR from the coding sequence ATGACCACATTTGATGACCGCGTACAGGCCTTTGAGGCAAAATTTGCGCAGGACCTTGAACTTCGGTTTCAAGCCCGGGCGCGCTGCAATAAGCTGCTGGGACTTTGGGCTGCAAAAATCCTGGGCCTGGACGACGAAAAGGCACAAGGCTACGCGACAGAGGTTGTCACCGCCGATCTGGAACACCCCGGTCATGACGACGTGGTGAACAAGATCGCCGCTGACATGGTGGCCCATGAGCAATACCAAATCACCACAGAAGATATCAAAAAGCAGATGGCCGAGTTCCTGGCCCAGGCCAGCAAAGACCTGCTGGGAGCCCGCTGA
- a CDS encoding DUF1638 domain-containing protein yields MARKGRAARLTERAAFRPPTGRTLEESSLTERGLAAPEKKHGRILLIACGALAREILAIKDINGLDHIDLTCLPAKLHLYPDQITIAVEGAVLKHRSTYDQICVVYADCGTGGELKQKCDELGVEMVAGPHCYSFFEGNEQFAQRADAGEITAFYLTDFLVKQFDAFIWKPMGLDKNPELREMIFGNYTKLVYQSQLSDPALLEKAQDCAARMGLEFEHRHTGYGELQDAVLHWGKSKA; encoded by the coding sequence TTGGCACGCAAAGGACGTGCAGCCCGTTTGACTGAACGGGCTGCATTTCGCCCCCCCACGGGGCGAACCCTGGAGGAAAGCTCCCTCACGGAGCGGGGGCTGGCTGCCCCAGAAAAAAAACACGGCCGTATCCTGCTGATCGCCTGCGGCGCCCTGGCGCGCGAGATTCTTGCCATCAAGGACATCAACGGGCTGGATCATATCGACCTCACCTGCCTGCCTGCCAAGCTGCACCTCTACCCAGACCAGATCACCATTGCGGTTGAAGGCGCGGTTTTGAAGCATCGCAGCACCTACGACCAGATCTGTGTCGTCTATGCCGATTGCGGCACTGGTGGAGAGCTAAAGCAAAAATGCGACGAACTGGGCGTCGAGATGGTAGCCGGGCCGCATTGCTATTCCTTCTTTGAGGGCAACGAGCAGTTTGCACAACGTGCCGATGCAGGGGAGATCACCGCGTTTTATCTCACCGATTTTCTGGTGAAACAGTTCGATGCCTTTATCTGGAAACCCATGGGACTGGACAAGAACCCCGAGCTGCGCGAGATGATTTTTGGCAATTACACCAAGCTGGTCTACCAGTCGCAGCTCTCGGACCCAGCCCTGCTGGAAAAGGCGCAAGACTGCGCCGCCCGCATGGGGCTGGAGTTTGAACACCGGCACACAGGGTATGGCGAGTTGCAAGACGCGGTGCTGCACTGGGGCAAGTCCAAAGCCTGA
- a CDS encoding PA0069 family radical SAM protein: protein MEQMIHSPALRRKARASLSNASSRFDVQRAAVDDGWEQEQPSEVIPTEIRLEQVRSAISYNRSPDLPFDRSVNPYRGCEHGCIYCFARPSHAYLGLSPGLDFETRLIARPNVAQVLRRELSKPRYKVATLAMGTNTDPYQPCERDHGLARACLEVLRDFNHPVAIVTKGSLIERDLDILSEMAVKGLVRVGISVTTLDPDLSRRMEPRAPTPARRLAVINRLSEAGVPVRLMASPVVPGLTDHELEALLAAGASAGADAASWIMLRLPREVSELWQEWLAVHEPGRAAKVMARLREMHGGRDYDPRWGQRMRGEGEYAAMIGRRFKMACRRLGLAERQPDLRADLFERPPQPGDQLGLF, encoded by the coding sequence ATGGAACAGATGATTCACTCTCCGGCGCTACGTCGCAAAGCGCGCGCCAGCCTTAGCAATGCGTCAAGCCGCTTTGATGTGCAGCGCGCCGCCGTCGACGATGGCTGGGAGCAAGAGCAACCTAGTGAGGTGATTCCAACCGAAATTCGCCTCGAACAGGTCCGCAGTGCCATTTCATACAACCGTTCACCGGATTTGCCTTTTGATCGCTCGGTCAATCCCTACCGGGGCTGTGAACATGGCTGCATTTATTGTTTTGCCCGCCCCAGTCACGCCTACCTTGGCCTGTCGCCGGGGTTGGATTTTGAAACCCGGCTGATTGCCCGCCCCAATGTGGCGCAGGTACTGCGCCGGGAGCTGTCAAAGCCGCGCTACAAGGTGGCGACCCTGGCCATGGGCACCAATACCGATCCCTATCAACCCTGCGAGCGGGATCACGGATTGGCGCGGGCCTGTCTGGAGGTGTTGCGGGATTTCAACCATCCGGTTGCCATCGTCACCAAGGGCAGCCTGATTGAGCGGGATCTCGACATCCTGTCGGAAATGGCCGTCAAGGGGCTGGTGCGGGTTGGGATCTCTGTCACCACGCTGGACCCGGATTTGTCGCGCCGGATGGAACCACGCGCGCCGACGCCGGCGCGCAGGCTGGCGGTGATCAACCGCCTGTCCGAGGCGGGCGTGCCGGTGCGGTTGATGGCCTCTCCGGTGGTGCCGGGACTGACGGACCATGAGCTAGAGGCCTTGCTGGCCGCAGGGGCGTCGGCGGGCGCGGATGCCGCGAGCTGGATCATGCTGCGACTGCCCCGCGAAGTGTCAGAGCTCTGGCAGGAGTGGTTGGCAGTACATGAACCCGGTCGCGCTGCCAAGGTCATGGCGCGGCTGCGCGAAATGCATGGCGGACGTGATTATGACCCGCGCTGGGGGCAACGCATGCGCGGCGAGGGGGAATATGCTGCCATGATCGGGCGACGGTTCAAGATGGCCTGCAGGCGATTGGGACTTGCGGAGCGCCAGCCTGATCTGCGAGCCGACTTATTTGAAAGACCTCCGCAACCGGGCGACCAGCTTGGGCTGTTTTGA
- the bmt gene encoding betaine--homocysteine S-methyltransferase: MTNFFAEFLAEKDVLLADGATGTNLFNMGLQSGDAPELWNTDEPKKIMALYQGAVDAGSDLFLTNSFGGTAARLKLHDAQGRVRELNRTAAELGREVADKANRKIAVAGSVGPTGEIMLPVGELSHELAVEMFHEQAEALKEGGVDVLWVETISAPEEFRAAAEAFALAGMPWCGTMSFDTAGRTMMGVTSADLAQLVEDLPNPPLAFGANCGTGSSDILRTVLGFAAQGTERPIISKGNAGIPKYVDGHIHYDGTPELMGEYAVMARDSGAKIIGGCCGTMPEHLRSMREALDTRPRGERPSLEQIVEVLGPFTSASDGTGEEEKAASERRSRRGSRRRG; encoded by the coding sequence ATGACCAATTTCTTTGCCGAGTTCCTTGCGGAAAAAGACGTCCTTCTGGCCGATGGCGCCACAGGCACCAACCTCTTTAACATGGGGTTGCAGTCCGGAGATGCCCCCGAGCTGTGGAACACGGATGAGCCCAAAAAGATCATGGCCCTGTATCAAGGCGCAGTGGATGCCGGCAGTGACTTGTTTTTGACCAACAGCTTTGGCGGTACCGCCGCGCGCTTGAAACTGCATGATGCCCAGGGACGGGTGCGTGAGCTCAACCGTACCGCTGCGGAACTGGGTCGCGAAGTTGCCGATAAGGCCAATCGCAAGATCGCCGTTGCCGGCTCGGTTGGCCCCACCGGTGAAATCATGCTGCCCGTGGGTGAGCTGAGCCACGAACTGGCTGTCGAAATGTTCCATGAACAGGCCGAAGCCCTGAAAGAGGGCGGTGTTGACGTGCTCTGGGTGGAGACCATTTCCGCCCCCGAAGAATTTCGCGCCGCCGCCGAGGCCTTTGCGCTGGCAGGTATGCCCTGGTGTGGCACCATGAGCTTTGACACCGCCGGGCGCACCATGATGGGCGTCACCTCTGCGGATCTGGCGCAGCTGGTTGAGGATCTGCCCAATCCACCGCTGGCCTTTGGCGCCAACTGCGGCACCGGCTCATCGGATATCCTGCGCACCGTGCTGGGCTTTGCCGCACAGGGAACCGAACGGCCGATCATTTCCAAAGGCAATGCCGGCATTCCAAAATATGTTGATGGGCACATTCACTATGATGGCACCCCAGAACTGATGGGCGAATATGCCGTTATGGCGCGGGACTCCGGTGCCAAGATCATCGGCGGCTGCTGTGGCACCATGCCAGAACATCTGCGCAGCATGCGCGAGGCCCTGGACACCCGCCCCCGCGGTGAGCGCCCAAGCCTGGAGCAAATTGTCGAGGTGCTTGGCCCCTTCACATCCGCCAGTGATGGCACCGGCGAAGAGGAAAAGGCCGCCAGCGAACGCCGCTCCCGCCGCGGAAGCCGTCGTCGCGGCTAA
- the purS gene encoding phosphoribosylformylglycinamidine synthase subunit PurS, which yields MKARVHVMLKNGVLDPQGEAVRHALGALGFDKVEGVRQGKVIDLDLTAGATEADVTEMCEKLLANTVIESYSIEMK from the coding sequence ATGAAGGCACGGGTGCATGTTATGCTGAAGAACGGGGTTCTGGATCCACAGGGTGAGGCCGTGCGCCACGCGCTTGGGGCTCTGGGCTTTGACAAGGTCGAAGGCGTACGGCAGGGCAAGGTGATTGATCTTGATCTCACCGCAGGCGCCACCGAGGCTGATGTCACCGAGATGTGCGAAAAGCTGCTCGCCAATACTGTGATCGAATCCTACAGCATCGAGATGAAGTGA
- the purQ gene encoding phosphoribosylformylglycinamidine synthase subunit PurQ, which translates to MKAAVVVFPGSNCDRDLAVAFEQAGFDVSMVWHKDSVLPEGVDIVGVPGGFSYGDYLRCGAIAAQSPICQAVVEHANRGGYAMGVCNGFQILTETGVLPGALLRNAGLKYICRTVDLQVATEQSVFTQGYAKGDVIGIPIAHHDGNYFADAETLAALKDQDRIAFTYAQNPNGSVDDIAGILSENRRVLGMMPHPERAADEGHGGTDGTAVFRALAGIVAAA; encoded by the coding sequence ATGAAAGCAGCCGTCGTCGTATTTCCCGGATCCAATTGCGACCGCGATCTTGCGGTTGCCTTTGAACAGGCCGGTTTTGATGTCTCCATGGTCTGGCACAAGGATAGCGTGCTGCCCGAGGGTGTTGATATCGTGGGTGTTCCCGGTGGGTTTTCCTATGGGGATTACCTGCGCTGTGGCGCCATCGCGGCCCAGTCGCCCATCTGTCAGGCGGTTGTCGAACATGCCAACCGTGGTGGTTATGCCATGGGGGTTTGCAACGGCTTCCAGATCCTTACTGAGACCGGCGTATTGCCGGGGGCACTGCTGCGCAATGCCGGGTTGAAATACATCTGCCGCACCGTGGATTTGCAGGTGGCGACCGAGCAGAGTGTCTTTACCCAAGGCTATGCCAAGGGCGATGTGATTGGCATTCCGATTGCACATCACGATGGCAACTACTTTGCCGATGCCGAAACCCTTGCGGCGCTGAAGGATCAGGACCGCATCGCCTTTACCTATGCGCAGAACCCCAATGGGTCGGTGGATGATATTGCCGGTATCCTGTCGGAAAACCGTCGTGTGCTCGGCATGATGCCCCACCCGGAACGCGCCGCTGACGAGGGTCACGGTGGCACCGATGGAACGGCAGTCTTTCGCGCATTGGCTGGTATCGTCGCGGCTGCGTGA
- a CDS encoding glutathione S-transferase family protein, protein MPKLYHSPNTRSSRVISQLMLMGKLDAVEVICVDIVKSDGSGRRDPMNAHPEGKVPFLVTDEGETIRESAAIMMYLDELYGQPLSPKIGAPGRGSYLSWMCYYGGVLEPALVAQFAEVNHPALVGAFRTLTEVGAQLETGLQDKPFLLGDDLTVADLIMASAFLWAPHLMPDSAVVKAWVARVAAAQDSTALEAFEAEAIQSLMVKASA, encoded by the coding sequence ATGCCAAAGCTATATCATTCTCCCAACACCCGCTCTTCTCGCGTCATTTCCCAGCTTATGCTGATGGGGAAGCTCGACGCGGTGGAGGTCATCTGTGTTGACATTGTCAAAAGTGACGGCTCGGGGCGGCGGGATCCGATGAACGCCCATCCCGAAGGCAAGGTGCCGTTTTTGGTCACCGATGAAGGCGAGACCATTCGCGAGAGTGCCGCCATCATGATGTATCTGGATGAGCTTTACGGCCAGCCGTTGAGCCCCAAGATCGGCGCTCCGGGGCGGGGCAGCTACCTGAGCTGGATGTGCTACTATGGTGGCGTGCTGGAGCCTGCCTTGGTGGCGCAGTTTGCTGAGGTGAACCACCCGGCGCTGGTGGGGGCGTTTCGCACCCTGACCGAGGTCGGGGCACAGCTGGAAACTGGGTTGCAGGATAAGCCATTTTTGCTGGGCGATGATCTGACCGTCGCGGATCTCATCATGGCCTCGGCCTTTCTCTGGGCGCCGCATTTGATGCCTGACAGCGCTGTGGTGAAAGCCTGGGTGGCCCGGGTGGCAGCGGCGCAGGACAGCACCGCGCTGGAGGCGTTTGAAGCAGAGGCGATACAAAGCCTGATGGTCAAGGCCTCAGCCTAA
- a CDS encoding sensor histidine kinase: MNAPQSSKHIPARETGSRTIPWGARLALLLFMGVAAVTVWVTNQQLTHRFTNSTRNRGELRLALYSGNLVSELRRHAIVPQLLARDQTLISALQSQDFSLSTQRLLSFIDEIGANSIMLMANDGRTVAATNRNRLGENHRNEAYFVDAARARSTVFSVIKREVGGYRFTYSRRMVDTSGLLGVIVIEVDLRKFERAWAGVSDAVMVTDSRGNIVLATEARWRGLKEHEALVLQTPESAIQRAIRATADWSTLPPDAYLQGEAVMRLENRVPFQGWRMTSFTTFASIREKVNAVLALEIMGFAILLALAFYALSRKTAIRMALFQRESAELRVLNARLQREIAERERMQKTLAVAEQSLAQSSKLAALGEMSAAVSHELNQPLAAMKTYLAGARLLLNRNRPEEALASFGRIDDLIERMGAITRQLKSYARKGGDAFSPVNLGDALASSLSMMEPQLRQRHVKITRILPDDPVFVMADRMRLEQVMVNLLRNALDATKSVEEPEVEILLAAGETATLSVRDNGVGIEDFGSLFDPFYTTKQAGDGVGLGLAISSGIVNDLGGRLAARNGQKCGAVFEMQLPILVDGIEAAE; the protein is encoded by the coding sequence ATGAATGCGCCGCAGAGTTCCAAACACATTCCAGCACGTGAAACCGGGTCGCGCACCATTCCCTGGGGCGCGCGTCTGGCGCTTTTGCTGTTCATGGGCGTTGCGGCTGTTACCGTCTGGGTGACAAACCAGCAATTGACCCATCGCTTTACCAATAGCACCCGCAATCGCGGCGAGCTGCGGCTGGCGCTGTATTCTGGTAACCTGGTCAGCGAGCTGCGCCGCCATGCTATTGTGCCGCAGCTTCTGGCGCGCGATCAGACGCTGATTTCGGCATTGCAAAGCCAGGATTTCTCGCTGTCGACGCAGCGGTTGTTGTCCTTCATTGATGAGATCGGCGCAAATTCGATCATGCTGATGGCCAACGATGGGCGCACGGTTGCGGCGACCAATCGCAATCGCCTGGGCGAAAATCATCGTAATGAGGCCTATTTTGTTGATGCGGCCCGCGCCAGATCCACAGTGTTTTCGGTGATCAAACGCGAGGTGGGCGGCTACCGTTTTACCTATTCGCGCCGCATGGTCGATACCTCGGGGCTGCTGGGGGTCATCGTCATCGAGGTCGACCTGCGCAAGTTTGAGCGGGCCTGGGCCGGGGTTTCGGATGCGGTGATGGTCACCGACAGCCGGGGCAATATTGTGCTCGCCACCGAGGCACGCTGGCGGGGCCTGAAAGAACATGAGGCGCTGGTCCTGCAAACGCCCGAAAGTGCCATCCAGCGCGCCATCCGGGCAACGGCGGACTGGAGCACCCTGCCACCGGATGCCTATTTGCAGGGTGAAGCGGTGATGCGGCTGGAAAACCGGGTGCCGTTTCAGGGCTGGCGGATGACTTCTTTCACCACCTTTGCCTCGATCCGCGAAAAGGTAAACGCCGTGCTGGCGCTCGAGATCATGGGATTCGCCATCCTGCTGGCGCTGGCCTTTTATGCGCTGAGCCGGAAGACGGCGATCAGGATGGCGCTGTTCCAGCGCGAGTCGGCGGAGCTTCGCGTATTGAATGCGCGCTTGCAGCGGGAAATTGCCGAGCGTGAGCGGATGCAAAAGACCCTCGCCGTGGCAGAGCAAAGCCTGGCGCAGAGTTCCAAACTGGCGGCTCTGGGCGAGATGTCTGCGGCCGTCAGCCATGAGCTGAACCAGCCTCTGGCGGCAATGAAAACCTATCTCGCCGGCGCGCGGCTTTTGCTCAATCGCAACCGACCGGAAGAGGCGCTGGCCTCCTTTGGCCGCATTGATGATCTGATCGAGCGCATGGGGGCAATTACCCGGCAGCTGAAATCCTATGCCCGCAAGGGTGGCGATGCGTTCAGCCCTGTAAACCTTGGCGATGCGCTGGCCTCCAGCCTGTCGATGATGGAACCGCAGCTGCGGCAACGGCACGTCAAGATCACCCGTATTCTGCCCGATGATCCGGTTTTTGTCATGGCGGATCGGATGCGGTTGGAACAGGTGATGGTCAACCTCTTGCGCAATGCCCTGGATGCCACCAAATCAGTAGAGGAGCCGGAGGTTGAAATCCTGTTGGCTGCGGGCGAGACCGCGACCTTGTCGGTGCGTGACAATGGTGTGGGGATTGAGGATTTTGGTAGCCTGTTTGATCCGTTCTACACCACCAAACAGGCCGGTGACGGGGTTGGGCTGGGGCTTGCCATCTCCTCTGGGATCGTAAACGACCTAGGGGGACGGCTCGCCGCGCGCAACGGACAAAAATGCGGCGCCGTATTTGAGATGCAATTGCCGATCCTTGTGGACGGCATCGAGGCCGCGGAATAG
- a CDS encoding corrinoid protein, with protein sequence MSEEEDIILADLDDEELVQQMFDDLYDGMKEEIEEGVNILLSRDWEPYKVLTEALVGGMTIVGADFRDGILFVPEVLLAANAMKGGMAILKPLLAATGAPRMGSMVIGTVKGDIHDIGKNLVSMMMEGAGFEVVDLGINNPVENYLEALEEHKPDILGMSALLTTTMPYMKVVIDTMIEQGKRDDYVVLVGGAPLNEEFGKAIGADGYCRDAAVAVEMAKDFVARKHNQMSA encoded by the coding sequence ATGTCAGAAGAAGAAGATATCATCCTGGCGGATCTGGACGATGAAGAACTTGTCCAACAGATGTTTGATGACCTCTATGATGGGATGAAAGAAGAGATCGAAGAAGGTGTGAACATCCTTCTGTCGCGCGACTGGGAGCCCTATAAGGTGCTGACCGAAGCGCTGGTTGGCGGCATGACCATTGTTGGCGCCGACTTCCGTGATGGCATTCTCTTTGTGCCCGAAGTGCTGCTGGCGGCAAACGCCATGAAGGGCGGCATGGCCATCCTAAAGCCACTGCTGGCCGCAACTGGCGCGCCACGTATGGGCTCGATGGTGATTGGCACCGTCAAAGGCGATATCCACGACATCGGCAAAAACCTGGTGTCCATGATGATGGAAGGCGCCGGTTTCGAGGTGGTCGATCTGGGGATCAACAACCCGGTTGAAAACTACCTGGAAGCGCTCGAAGAGCATAAGCCCGACATCCTGGGCATGTCCGCCCTGCTGACAACCACCATGCCCTACATGAAGGTTGTGATCGACACGATGATCGAACAAGGCAAGCGCGACGATTATGTTGTTCTGGTTGGCGGTGCGCCGTTGAACGAAGAATTTGGCAAGGCGATTGGGGCTGACGGCTACTGCCGTGATGCCGCTGTTGCAGTGGAAATGGCCAAGGACTTTGTTGCGCGCAAGCACAACCAGATGAGCGCCTAA
- a CDS encoding phosphatidylglycerol lysyltransferase domain-containing protein, with amino-acid sequence MAGLCLWAIFTRIELPSLSDLGGLLGGLRLWQWLAACGATGISFWALGRYDSVGHRHLQTGLDGPQARHAGMAAIAFSQLVGFGLLTGAYARWRMVPGLTVMQAAQLTGLVGVTFLAALAVICGIAMVLFPVFAWFRPIGALLLAVAGAASLLSFVAPRLNIGSLSLRWPSLAAMAALSVWALIDVMAAGTALWILLPSSLDISWTTLLVVYAIALGAAILSSAPGGTGPLELMVFSLLPAHDSAGLLAALLAFRLVYYALPAAIACMMMLAPERLKTIRAPVTDPDLLGAQHRSAETLPHQRLRAETGVIRQNGGHVQAFGFNQLALLDSPQISVALFDPVIGSFKETLTPLQRYARQRNAAPCYYKCSARNALAARQAGWTVLRIASEAVVSPISFSESGSNHRQLRRKLRHAEKAGISVRPAPPNLPLAQMAALDLAWQNRHGNAHGTTMGRFEANYLATQRVFLAWQQERIIGFVSLHVAKTEWCLDLIRICPNAPDGTGHILLRAAIAAAKEDEIPRLSLAAVPDHRYAARMDQGLRRFKACFAPDWQPRYMACPTWGDMVIAGFELFRLIHHPDPVQPTSLTQFDALRSGHGADHGADQDAETAEWHRPRPVAGGMQSGSAHSAARAS; translated from the coding sequence ATGGCTGGCCTCTGCCTTTGGGCCATTTTCACCCGTATTGAGCTCCCCTCCCTTTCGGATCTTGGCGGGCTGCTTGGCGGATTGCGGCTGTGGCAATGGCTGGCGGCCTGTGGCGCAACCGGAATCAGTTTCTGGGCCCTGGGACGCTATGACTCCGTGGGCCACCGTCACCTGCAAACCGGCCTGGATGGGCCACAGGCGCGTCACGCCGGAATGGCTGCAATCGCCTTTTCGCAATTGGTCGGCTTTGGATTGCTGACCGGGGCTTACGCCCGTTGGCGAATGGTGCCGGGATTGACCGTCATGCAGGCAGCACAGCTGACCGGCCTGGTTGGCGTGACATTCCTGGCAGCATTGGCCGTGATTTGCGGCATTGCCATGGTTCTGTTTCCGGTCTTTGCCTGGTTCAGGCCCATCGGCGCCCTGCTACTCGCCGTCGCCGGTGCCGCCAGTCTCCTCAGCTTTGTGGCGCCCCGGCTGAACATCGGGTCATTGTCGTTGCGCTGGCCCTCCCTGGCGGCCATGGCGGCACTGTCGGTCTGGGCGCTTATTGATGTCATGGCCGCAGGCACCGCGCTTTGGATCCTATTGCCCAGCTCGCTTGATATCTCTTGGACCACCCTGCTGGTGGTCTACGCCATCGCCTTGGGAGCCGCGATTTTGTCCTCTGCCCCCGGCGGCACAGGCCCCTTGGAACTGATGGTCTTTAGCCTTCTTCCCGCCCATGACAGCGCCGGCCTGCTCGCTGCGCTGCTGGCCTTCCGGCTTGTCTACTACGCCCTGCCTGCAGCAATCGCCTGTATGATGATGCTTGCACCCGAGCGGCTCAAAACCATCCGAGCGCCTGTTACCGACCCCGATCTATTGGGCGCGCAGCACCGCTCAGCAGAGACCCTGCCCCACCAACGGCTTCGGGCAGAGACTGGCGTTATTCGTCAAAATGGCGGCCATGTTCAGGCCTTTGGGTTTAACCAACTGGCCTTGCTGGACAGTCCACAGATCTCTGTGGCGCTGTTTGATCCGGTAATTGGCAGCTTCAAAGAGACCCTCACGCCTTTGCAGCGATATGCCCGTCAACGCAATGCCGCGCCCTGCTATTACAAATGTTCAGCCCGCAACGCCCTGGCGGCCCGTCAGGCCGGTTGGACGGTCTTGCGGATCGCCTCCGAAGCCGTTGTCTCACCTATAAGTTTCAGCGAATCCGGATCCAACCATCGCCAATTGCGGCGCAAGCTGCGCCATGCGGAAAAGGCCGGAATCAGCGTCCGCCCGGCACCACCCAACCTGCCACTGGCGCAGATGGCGGCGCTTGATCTGGCCTGGCAAAACCGCCACGGCAATGCCCACGGCACCACCATGGGCCGGTTCGAGGCCAATTACCTGGCAACACAGCGTGTCTTTCTCGCCTGGCAACAAGAGCGTATTATCGGTTTTGTCAGCCTGCATGTTGCCAAAACAGAATGGTGCCTCGACCTCATTCGCATCTGCCCCAATGCCCCCGATGGCACCGGCCATATCCTGCTGCGTGCCGCCATAGCCGCCGCCAAGGAGGACGAGATCCCGCGCTTGTCGCTGGCTGCCGTTCCCGATCATCGCTACGCAGCCCGGATGGATCAAGGCCTGCGCCGGTTCAAAGCCTGCTTTGCGCCAGACTGGCAGCCCAGGTACATGGCTTGCCCCACTTGGGGCGATATGGTGATCGCCGGCTTCGAGCTCTTCCGCCTGATCCACCACCCCGATCCGGTGCAACCCACCAGCCTGACGCAGTTTGATGCGCTGCGCTCCGGCCATGGCGCTGACCATGGCGCTGACCAGGACGCCGAGACAGCAGAGTGGCATCGTCCGAGACCGGTTGCAGGGGGCATGCAGTCAGGATCAGCGCATTCCGCCGCGCGTGCCTCATAA
- the purC gene encoding phosphoribosylaminoimidazolesuccinocarboxamide synthase, with protein sequence MARRKKIYEGKAKTLYEGPEPGTIVQYFKDDATAFNAEKKDVIEGKGVLNNLLSEYFMKGLGQIGVPTHFLKRLNMREQLVRSCEIIPLEVIVRNYAAGSMSKRLGIDEGTQLPRPIVEYCYKDDALGDPLVTEEHIAAFGWASQQDMDDILSLALRVNDFMSGVMLAVGIRLVDFKIEIGRVYDGDFQRLVVADEISPDSCRLWDIETGQKLDKDVFRRDLGSLTDAYSEVARRLGVMPNNPPAPSKPTLVN encoded by the coding sequence ATGGCACGTCGCAAGAAGATCTACGAAGGCAAAGCCAAAACACTGTATGAAGGTCCGGAACCGGGCACCATCGTGCAGTATTTCAAGGATGATGCCACTGCTTTCAACGCCGAAAAGAAAGACGTGATCGAAGGCAAGGGTGTGCTCAACAACCTGCTGAGCGAATACTTCATGAAGGGGTTGGGCCAGATTGGTGTGCCAACGCATTTCCTGAAACGGTTGAACATGCGCGAACAGCTGGTGCGCTCCTGCGAGATCATTCCGCTGGAAGTGATCGTGCGCAACTATGCGGCGGGTTCGATGTCCAAACGACTGGGCATTGACGAAGGCACACAACTGCCGCGTCCCATTGTGGAATATTGCTACAAGGACGATGCCCTGGGTGATCCTCTGGTGACCGAAGAGCATATCGCGGCCTTTGGCTGGGCCAGTCAGCAGGACATGGATGATATTCTCAGCCTGGCACTGCGGGTGAATGACTTTATGTCCGGGGTGATGCTGGCCGTGGGTATTCGTCTGGTGGATTTCAAAATCGAGATTGGCCGCGTCTATGACGGTGATTTCCAGCGCCTGGTGGTGGCCGATGAGATCAGCCCCGACAGCTGCCGCCTGTGGGATATCGAGACCGGCCAGAAGCTGGACAAAGACGTGTTCCGGCGCGATCTGGGCAGCCTGACGGATGCCTATAGCGAAGTGGCGCGTCGCCTGGGGGTGATGCCGAACAACCCGCCAGCCCCTAGCAAGCCAACGCTGGTGAACTGA